In a single window of the Paracholeplasma morum genome:
- a CDS encoding D-2-hydroxyacid dehydrogenase, with product MIIYVDKFVSKNPFFIEMKQNFSEVIFVTEPNPNVEACFLSPFKVTKEFIDQLPNLKWIQLSTAGYNQIDLALLKERKITLTNAKDVYSITIAEDIITKMLVINRNVKKYIKQMHDKEWLPHQEEPEIYGSTIGFLGSGSLAVHANERLKAFQTKTLCYRQRPIKHEAFDETYFEQEGLETLLRESDYVINTLPLSKETYHLLDQKRLSLMKKSAVFINVGRGEVVDQDALIERLSKGLMRGAALDVMTPEPLPKESPLWEMDNVYLTPHNAPSSPNMMYRLHSLLSDNLARYLNQKKLLNIIE from the coding sequence ATGATTATTTATGTTGATAAATTTGTAAGTAAAAATCCATTTTTTATAGAAATGAAACAAAACTTCTCAGAAGTCATTTTTGTGACTGAACCTAATCCTAATGTGGAGGCATGCTTTCTTTCACCTTTTAAAGTAACGAAAGAATTCATCGATCAATTGCCTAACTTAAAGTGGATTCAACTATCAACCGCAGGGTATAATCAAATCGATTTAGCTCTACTTAAAGAAAGAAAAATCACACTTACCAACGCAAAAGACGTTTATTCTATCACAATCGCTGAAGACATTATTACAAAAATGCTAGTGATTAATAGAAATGTAAAAAAATACATTAAGCAAATGCATGATAAAGAATGGTTACCGCACCAAGAAGAACCAGAAATCTATGGTTCAACCATCGGATTCTTAGGTTCTGGCAGCCTAGCCGTTCATGCGAATGAGCGATTAAAAGCATTTCAAACGAAAACACTCTGTTACCGTCAAAGACCAATTAAACATGAGGCCTTCGATGAGACCTATTTTGAACAAGAAGGACTAGAGACCTTGCTTAGAGAATCAGATTATGTCATCAACACGCTTCCTTTATCAAAAGAAACCTATCATTTACTGGATCAAAAACGATTATCACTAATGAAGAAAAGCGCTGTATTCATTAATGTAGGTAGAGGTGAAGTAGTTGACCAGGATGCGTTAATTGAGCGATTATCAAAAGGCTTAATGAGGGGTGCTGCCCTAGATGTAATGACACCTGAACCACTTCCAAAAGAATCGCCATTATGGGAAATGGATAATGTATACCTAACGCCTCATAATGCGCCATCAAGCCCAAATATGATGTATAGGTTACATTCACTTCTTAGTGATAATCTAGCGCGTTATTTAAACCAAAAAAAGCTTCTCAATATCATAGAATAA